In Terriglobus sp. TAA 43, a single window of DNA contains:
- a CDS encoding NADP-dependent oxidoreductase — MNAVRLYEYGPAKNLHYETDVPDPQIADDQVLIATAATSINPIDWKMRSGAAQERYPLTFPAILGRDVIGIVRAIGKDVQGVSVGDRVMAFSPESATYASLVAIKAVDITHTPEGLDPVEAAALPLVVLTGDQLVREGCALQPGQSVIVTGALGSVGRAAVHSALTLGANVIAGVRSSQVEEAKELGAHGVLAMDDEEARKCMGTVDAIADTTGDKATTPLLTHICEGGVCATVVTPPPDVSLHPGVRLARVKAHPDPKRVLAFAQDYRDGKFKLPIVRRYALHEAVEAQTFAEKGGTGGKILLLVL, encoded by the coding sequence ATGAACGCAGTGCGCCTCTATGAGTACGGCCCGGCAAAGAACCTGCATTATGAAACCGACGTTCCCGACCCTCAGATCGCGGATGACCAGGTGCTCATCGCCACCGCCGCCACCAGCATCAATCCCATCGATTGGAAGATGCGTTCCGGCGCAGCACAAGAGCGATACCCTCTGACCTTCCCGGCAATCCTTGGCCGTGATGTCATCGGCATCGTGCGCGCCATCGGCAAAGACGTGCAGGGCGTCAGCGTCGGCGATCGCGTCATGGCCTTCAGTCCCGAATCTGCCACCTACGCCTCGCTGGTCGCCATCAAGGCCGTCGACATCACGCACACGCCCGAAGGCCTTGATCCCGTAGAAGCGGCTGCTTTACCCCTCGTCGTTCTCACCGGCGACCAACTCGTCCGCGAAGGTTGCGCTCTGCAACCGGGCCAGTCCGTGATTGTCACAGGAGCGCTCGGCAGCGTGGGCCGCGCAGCCGTGCACAGCGCTCTCACGCTGGGCGCCAACGTCATCGCCGGTGTTCGCTCATCGCAGGTTGAGGAGGCGAAGGAACTCGGCGCGCACGGCGTCCTCGCCATGGACGACGAAGAAGCGCGCAAATGCATGGGCACCGTCGACGCCATCGCTGATACCACCGGCGATAAGGCGACTACGCCACTGCTCACCCACATCTGCGAAGGCGGCGTCTGCGCCACCGTGGTTACGCCGCCGCCCGACGTATCACTCCACCCCGGCGTTCGCCTCGCGCGCGTCAAAGCGCACCCCGACCCCAAACGCGTCCTCGCCTTCGCGCAGGACTACCGCGACGGCAAATTCAAACTCCCCATCGTCCGCCGCTACGCTCTGCACGAAGCCGTCGAGGCACAAACGTTCGCAGAAAAGGGTGGCACCGGAGGCAAGATCCTGCTGCTCGTTCTCTAG